One Salvia miltiorrhiza cultivar Shanhuang (shh) chromosome 6, IMPLAD_Smil_shh, whole genome shotgun sequence genomic window, CAGAAACCAACCAAAAGGAAGATTGACACAAGTTGAAATACAAGGAAATTACATGGGAATTCTGATATTCATTTGTTTGTATGAAAAGTTGAAGCATGTGAAAGATACTAGTAGAATTTTTTGTACAAGTGAAATTGTTGGCATAAGTTAGTTGGAACTTGGAACCCTACTTTGATTGGAACATATTCACAGCTTGAATTGCAATAATTTCAGTTGTTGTGGTCTTTggattaaatatataaataggttcaaataaaaatttcaagAAAGTTCAGATACAAAAATTTCAAGAAAGTTTATATAGGACAAATCAAACTATTGAAACTGGCGGCGGGAGTCGGCGTGGTGCGGAAGCGAAAGGGGATGTGATTGTGTGGTGGGGCCCGGTGTGCGGGGCCTAGTTTTGTTGCTCTTTATTTAAACATTTTTGAGTAGGTGATTTCTATCATATTATGTACGAATAAtgcaatacatatatattaaaaataagttcacctgaaaatttagaaaaatccAAATCATAAGTTaacctatattttttttagtgttaatgggcaaaaatgccctataccttatgtgttttttgaaaaatgccctctcttatcATAGAAAGCATTTTATGCCCTAAATATGTGAAGTGCCTAATTTatcctttgatgttgatgggtttgcttggttttttgtgaaagtcttacacatttgaccgatttgacagccatcggtcataaaagtcaacgatttgacagctatcagtcaagagtacatatgatcggtgagtggctagatcatgtgtctggtcggccggacacatgattttatcggtcagacatgtgtccgaccgataaaatcatgtgtccggccggtgaaatcatgtgtccgcccggccggacacatgatctagccacccaccggtcatatgtactcttgactgatagttgtcaaatcgttgacttttatgatttgtagctgtcaaatcggtcaaatgtgtaagactttcacaaaaaaccaagcaaacccatcaaatcaaagggtacttaaagaatagggcatagaatgctatGTATAATAAGAGAgagcatttttacaaaaaaaagataagaaagtgggcactttaaatttttactcttttttttatttattcttctCTCTTGTaaatctatctctctctctctctcatctgtatctctctctctcatctgtatctctctctcactatcTCTCTCTCATACAACAACTAAAATAGACACCGCCACAGACCTCGTCTGACTTCACCATACACGAGCCTCACCAGTCACCACTCTCTCTTCATCTGAATCGACGATAATTTTAAAATGGATTTGATTTTGGAAGAGGACAGACAGCTAGAGCTGTCAAAATAGGCCGAAAgtggcccggcccgcccgtagttttggcTGGGCTTGGATTTTTTAGGCCAAAAAAATCGGGCCTATTTGGCCCGACCCATGCAGCTCGTCGGGCAACGCGGCCCGCGGGCCAAAAAGCCTGTCGGGTTTTTGGCAAAATTGGCCCGGTCGGTTAGTTTATAGAAAATAGGCTTTTTTTTCCAATATAATAACTAAAATAAgtctaataaataataattagcCAATTAGGATTTTTAAATcatcatataattatattttcctAATCTGCTAGTCTTAGACTCTTAGTCCACTaatcattataaaaatatattcttttCTAATTTAACATCTTAGGAACGTGATTAAGCTTTCAAACGTTTTGGTGGTCCTTTTACTTTATTTCGACTTGAAAGgaagtaatatttttatattattatttttgaccCGTTTTATCCCGACCCGCCTGCGCGGCCCGTTTTTGAAAGCATAACAAAATGGCGAATGAGAAGGAACAAAGTAAGAGATAAAAAATTGCAGCACCAGAGCAAGAACAACAACAGGATGTCGTCAGCGCCGCCGCGGCCGGTGGGGAAGGCCGCGGGGCTGGACGTGGGGAAGGCCGTGGTGCTGCCGTGGCTGGTGGGGAAGGCCGCGGTGCTGGAGAAGTCGCCGGCGGGGCTGGTGGAGGAGGAGGCGCCGTCTCTAGGGTTTCTCCTCGTCGAGATTGGTTCGGGACTGGGCTCACCGAAGAGGAGGAAGACTACTTTTGCAGCAGCTCGAGTTTGCCGCCACCGTGCACTCATGAAAGTTGCAAGTGTGCGAGGCGCTACCATTAATTCTTTTTCTGTAATAATCGACACCACAATTGAATAGTTGTTACTAAATTTGGGGACTAATTTCACGGAAactaaaattgataaattaatttggGGACTATGAATAATCTTCAAACATaaaattgagtttttttttaaaaaaaaatatatgggAAACTAAAGAATTAAAGAATACGTACTCTTCATCGGCTACACTAGCGGCGATGGGGAAATAACTGATGATAAGTTAGTTAGCTATTAGTTTCATAGAATAACTCATGATCAATTAATTAGTTAACTTGGTTGCTACCCGTTGTTTGgtagggggctgaagccccctccctatttttgaattttttattttattttttttattaaaaaattttaaaattttattttatatatatagatggatGTTGATAATAAAAGTATATATagatgtgtgtatatatagatGTGTGTGAATAATCAAGATCTTAGATAAAAAGGTTTTATAAAATGAATGATCCAAGATCTTTGTAAAACCTTTGTATCTAATGAtgattattatctatttaaaattttcaccaaaatatctagatatttttctttcaaattttctactCTTCAAAGGGTTTTTGAAACTTCTAACTACTTTTTTAATGATTTGCATTTCACAACATTTTTTTGAGGCGTTAATTGAATGTAAATTCACAAATTATGAgtgaattttgatatttttttcaactatataaagttgtaatataaatacataaactttagctcATTCAAAAATTTtccctaaattttaatttcgtccaaatctatatgaaagatgatacaatatatacacattatattaaaagaaCTCGTACAAAATGTCTGTTGAAATATATACAGtactaaaatatatacatatatgtgtgtgtgtgtgtgttagtaCGTATATTATATCTATTTCCCTTCTCGACTCCAAACAGCGGTGTCCTCAACAAGACGAGCCTAATTTCACGGAGATGGTCTTATCCTAAAAGAATCCAACATCCTCGTCCAATTAAGTCAGAAAATCAAGATTACGATGAATATATGAAGATTAGCATGAAGAAATATAATCCGATTATAACTCAAATATGAGTAATTTTATTACTAGAATTCTTAatactttgcctataaatatataaaacccTAGTGTAAAAGGATCGACGATTATTGTTTACTTGTTCTCAAAGCTTTAAAATCAATACAAACTTCTACATTTCAACACTTTTTCTCGTGTTCTTGTTACTTTCTGTTGCAAGGTGttatttttgggcacaacacttttttatatttaatgaatatatatatcttaattttaaaatttgtatttcgataaaataataacaaatacaACCTAACAAAAATTATCCTAAAATAGATGATCAAGGATCATGATATTGTAAGTATTTTTTATgcattgaataaataaattaattcgaTCAAAATTCGACCAACAAACAATTAAACTTTCCAACCGAAATTATAagtgattttgtttttaaaaaaaagtgctATTATAATGGATACACAACTATAGTGGCTTGGTTAATCttaaatgtttatttatttcataCTCCTTGCTAACTGAATGTtcatgaaagaaaaaagaataaataaataaatttgtaaaaatctatataaaatcaTAAATCTTGATCAatgttaatattttaataattttatttaggctTACTAAATATTGtgtataaattaattgaagattttatgatcattttagacaaaaatatgtgattagatatttcattaaataaacatgTAAATGAATATTGTATATACGatctgaaaatattttatgatcATTTTAAACAAAAATATGTAATTACATGTTTTATTAAATATACAGGTAACTAAATATTGTATATACATTAACTGAACATTTTATGATCATTTTAGACAAAAATATGTTGTTACATATTTCGTTAAATAGACATGCAACAATGGTCATATAAGATAGTGTTAAGCTacaatttcattttaaataagaACTAGTATATGATAAAAACTCtgaaaatttgataaattacatcaatagaaaaaattataacaaaaaaaaaatatatgtataatctagatattaaataaaataatatatatatatatatatatatatatatatatatatatatatatatatatataaatcaaaaattgggaggggctTTTTCAGCACCCCTGCCCCCGGGATCCTCCAGTGCCTTAGAATGAGACTattcttgaaaaatatttagTCTGTTTCATGTAACACAACACAAGTTAATGATTAGATTAAAGGacccataaattaattaaattattactaaaaataggtcattaaatataaattattacatatttttatgGACGACGgtgaataataaattattattttttttttttgtgaactaATGGAGTATCTATTTTAGTACTTCCATatttattttgacaaattgCTACATTTGCCGTCTAGTTACAGCCCATATATAGGTTTGCTACATTACCTTTCTAAGTTACGGTTCAACATAACAACATTCCATATTAAGGGctaaaaaaacattaaattcaatttatttttatcaaaatcaaaattcctTAAgttaaactattttttttctgatttttccacGGGTATGAAATACTCAAATAGAAGCTGATTTTAGAActtttgacttagatttttttatacTTATACATGACGGATAATAAAGGTGGCATAATAAAGTCGATGAATCTGTGAATTGAAAATTCCTCATGTTTAAATATCAAAATAAGTCAAAAGCCATAAAATTAGCCTAAGTCAAAAGCCATAAAATTAACATCCATTTGATTGTATTTCATATTCATGGGAAAAAagataccaaaaaaaaaatcaaaaagtgatgtatttttttaattttttttgaaggtaATGAAAAAATTCTATgggaaaaaaatacaaaaaaaaaataatcaaaaagtgatgtattttttttaaaaaaattgaaggcAATGAAAAAAGTTAGAATTTACTGAAAATTAGTaaccattttatttaattaaactttAATATTAGAGAAAGCAGCGAAGAAGATGCATGTTAAAATgagttggaaaaaaaaaactaagctATTTGTGTGCAACTCCAATGGTGTGCAGAGCCATATCTCATCCTCCTCGAGATAGAAACCAGTTGTTAAAGTTGATCAACCTCTCCACCGCTCTCTCTCACCTCAACGGCCACCTCCACGACAACACCGTCGTCACCAAATTCCTTCAAAAACTCCTCGACTTCAGAGCTCCGGCGCAAGCCAAACTCGTCTTCGCCAAATTCATACTTATCCAAGCCCGATAAGATAAGATAAATCTCCCTAACCCATTAATTCATACTTATCCAAATTGTTTCGAGAAGGAGTCCCATTAGGATTTGGTAAAAGCAGCTTCCCAACCTGTTCTCATCCCCAATGTTATTATATAAACAGGGTTAGGGTTAGGAGGAGGAACGATACATCCCATTATCGCGAATCCTAAATTCTCCTTGAATTGGGGTTTTGATTAATTAGATGAATAATTTGAAGAAGCAAAGGGTGCTGTCAGGCGAAGAAGTTGTTGAAGATTTGATCCCAGAGATACTGTGTCGTGTGGCGGAGGTGAAATCCGTGTTGAGATTCCGATGCGTCTCGAAATCATGGCGGTCTCTGATCGACAGCGGATTTTTCATCGACAAACACGCGAAGAAAGCAAGAAACACGGCGGCGGCGCACGGCCACGAGAGAGTCGTCTTCAACGCCCGAGGAGAGTCCAACCAATGCTGTGTGTGGTGGTGCTACTTGGACGAGTCCACCCCCGCCCTCATGGATATGGATCCGACCAACGCTCATCTGGCGGCGGCACATGTCATCGGCCACTGCAACGGGCTGCTCTGCATTCTCGACGCCGGGGAAGGCCGCATCTTCCTGTGGAACCCGGCCACCAGAATCTCGGCGGAGCTGCCCCGACTTGAGCATAAGAGAATCGCAAAATGTGGGTTTGGTTGGGACGAGGAAACCTGCGCGTACAAGGTGTTTGTGGGTTGGCGCAACGATGATGCAGGTAGAAACGTGAAATATTATTTCATACGTATAAATATACGAACTCTGTTGATAATCACTGTACCAGAATACGTACAATAAGGATTAATCTGTTGATAAGTATACAGAAATAcgtacaataagggttaatcTGTTGATAACCACTGTATACCGGAATACGTACAGTAAGGGTTAATCTGTTGATAACCACTGTATACCGGAATACGTACAGTAAGAGTTAATCTGTTGATAACCACTGTATATTGGAATAcgtacaataagggttaatATGTTGATAATCACTGTATACGTTAATATGTTGATAACCATTGTATACGAATACGTACAATAAGGATTAATCTGTTGATTCCGCGAGAAGGGAACAATCCCACTCTCTACATTTGAACTCTCAATTTGACTctcataaaacataaaaaaaaaactcctatttataataaaaccgTAAACATCTAAAagaagatataatatattatatgatTCTGTCTTCATCAGACGACGAAGGCCACATGATCATGGGCGCTCGAGTTTATAGTTCCAACACGAATTGTTGGGAGCAAGTGGAGACGCACGGCTCGGATATTTATATTCATTGGATCGGGGCGTCGTCTTCGTGGGGGAAGATTCACTGGCTGGTGCCGACGGGACTTGGGTTCGGTGTTCGCCTCG contains:
- the LOC130987621 gene encoding F-box/kelch-repeat protein At3g23880-like; the encoded protein is MNNLKKQRVLSGEEVVEDLIPEILCRVAEVKSVLRFRCVSKSWRSLIDSGFFIDKHAKKARNTAAAHGHERVVFNARGESNQCCVWWCYLDESTPALMDMDPTNAHLAAAHVIGHCNGLLCILDAGEGRIFLWNPATRISAELPRLEHKRIAKCGFGWDEETCAYKVFVGWRNDDADDEGHMIMGARVYSSNTNCWEQVETHGSDIYIHWIGASSSWGKIHWLVPTGLGFGVRLESFDLKTESFATTELPCVGGLGVCLTLRERQDGCLSLVRCVDRHTTRTVWVMKSSHASWLQDSRYDTTFRGCYGGSFPYLQTLLRLPF